A genomic stretch from Natronogracilivirga saccharolytica includes:
- a CDS encoding winged helix-turn-helix domain-containing protein, translated as MLSALITSRTRVRLLLKFFSNSSTTAYLRSLADEFGESTNAIRIELKRLQEAGLITASDNGNKRYYQANREHVLYPELKSLTRKSLGFNQIESMMTRLGNVEQALITGDYASGRDSGIIDVVIVGDVDEHYLRRLVEKAETTIERKIRTLLFTPGEYEKYAARFTKENALVLWQG; from the coding sequence TTGCTATCTGCTCTAATCACATCACGGACCCGCGTACGGCTGCTGCTCAAGTTTTTTTCGAACAGCAGCACCACAGCGTATCTGCGCTCACTGGCCGATGAATTCGGCGAGTCGACCAACGCGATCCGCATCGAGCTCAAGCGGCTCCAGGAGGCCGGACTCATCACCGCCAGCGACAACGGCAACAAGCGCTACTACCAGGCCAACCGCGAACACGTGCTCTATCCGGAACTGAAGAGCCTGACCCGCAAATCGCTGGGATTCAATCAGATCGAATCCATGATGACCCGCCTCGGCAACGTGGAGCAGGCGCTGATCACCGGCGATTATGCATCCGGACGCGATTCCGGCATCATCGATGTGGTCATCGTGGGCGACGTGGACGAGCACTATCTGCGCCGGCTGGTGGAGAAGGCCGAGACGACCATCGAGCGCAAAATCCGCACCCTGCTTTTCACACCCGGCGAGTATGAAAAATACGCCGCCCGGTTCACCAAAGAGAACGCGCTGGTATTATGGCAGGGATGA
- a CDS encoding Na+/H+ antiporter NhaC family protein, whose product MNKAFTATIEKWSDPKTRRRILYSLFIVLVIGAAIHYLSGETLPERDGHYGFWSVLPPLVAILLAFWTREVVTALFTGILLGGFISGKPNIVREFLIPSIGTESFALILLVYLWALGGLIGIWTCTGGAVAFAKTASRLMVRGPRSAKFFTWIMGLIFHQGGTISTVLTGATVRPVADRHKVSHEELSYMVDSTASPAATIIPFNVWPIYVSGLVLGTVTIFETSQDGIAFFFSSLPFNFYAIFALLITLLFAVEKLPWIPGKSMREAIQRSRSTGKLDRRDAVPMASGELVDSKVPEGYRSGLIDFFGPIAVLLGLAVLPYIYTFFILGSDDPTLLIAEAFVLAVLVGMGIAIMKGMTLKDVIGGFIDGCKGVTIGAIILALAVTLKEVAEAVGTAEYVVALTRELILPALLPGLLMAMCMLIAFSTGTSWGTYAVVFPIAMPLAWAVVPDVFFLQLCFAAVVGGSVFGDQCSPISDTTILSSLATGCDLMDHVRTQFPLALSAGLLAAIAYAAMVLVFV is encoded by the coding sequence ATGAACAAGGCCTTTACAGCCACAATTGAAAAATGGAGTGATCCCAAAACCCGCCGGCGGATCCTGTACAGCCTCTTTATCGTTCTGGTGATCGGTGCGGCAATCCACTATCTGTCCGGCGAAACCTTGCCCGAACGCGACGGCCATTACGGATTCTGGTCGGTACTGCCGCCTCTGGTTGCCATCCTGCTTGCCTTCTGGACCCGCGAGGTGGTCACCGCACTGTTTACCGGGATCCTTTTGGGCGGATTCATTTCCGGCAAACCCAACATCGTCCGGGAGTTCCTGATCCCGTCCATCGGAACCGAAAGTTTTGCCCTCATCCTGCTGGTATACCTCTGGGCGCTGGGCGGTCTGATCGGCATCTGGACCTGCACCGGCGGCGCGGTTGCCTTTGCAAAAACTGCCAGCCGGCTGATGGTCCGGGGTCCCCGCTCGGCCAAATTTTTCACCTGGATCATGGGACTGATCTTTCATCAGGGCGGAACCATCAGCACCGTACTTACCGGAGCCACGGTGCGTCCGGTTGCCGACCGCCACAAGGTTTCCCACGAAGAGCTGTCCTACATGGTCGACAGCACCGCCTCGCCCGCCGCCACCATCATCCCGTTCAATGTATGGCCGATTTACGTCAGCGGGCTGGTTCTGGGCACGGTAACAATCTTTGAGACCAGTCAGGACGGCATTGCTTTCTTCTTCAGCAGTCTGCCGTTCAATTTCTACGCCATTTTCGCCCTGCTGATCACGTTGCTGTTTGCCGTTGAGAAACTTCCCTGGATTCCCGGGAAAAGCATGCGCGAGGCCATACAACGTTCGCGGTCCACCGGCAAACTCGACCGGCGCGATGCCGTGCCGATGGCCTCCGGCGAGCTCGTTGATTCGAAAGTGCCGGAAGGCTACCGCTCCGGGCTGATCGATTTCTTCGGTCCGATTGCCGTGCTGCTGGGCTTGGCTGTTCTGCCCTACATCTACACGTTCTTCATACTGGGCTCGGATGATCCGACGCTGCTGATCGCCGAGGCTTTTGTGCTGGCCGTGCTTGTGGGCATGGGCATCGCCATCATGAAAGGAATGACTTTGAAGGATGTGATCGGGGGCTTTATCGATGGCTGCAAGGGGGTTACCATCGGCGCCATCATCCTTGCGCTGGCCGTCACGCTCAAGGAGGTAGCCGAAGCCGTGGGAACCGCGGAATACGTAGTGGCCCTGACGCGTGAACTGATCCTGCCGGCGCTGCTGCCCGGCCTGCTGATGGCCATGTGCATGCTGATTGCATTTTCGACGGGAACCTCCTGGGGGACCTATGCGGTGGTCTTTCCCATTGCCATGCCGCTGGCCTGGGCGGTGGTTCCGGATGTGTTTTTCCTGCAGCTCTGTTTTGCCGCGGTGGTTGGCGGCAGCGTCTTCGGCGATCAGTGCTCGCCCATATCCGACACGACCATACTGAGTTCGCTGGCTACCGGCTGCGACCTGATGGACCATGTCCGAACCCAGTTTCCCCTGGCCCTTTCGGCCGGATTGCTGGCGGCCATTGCATACGCCGCGATGGTTCTGGTTTTTGTGTGA
- a CDS encoding metallophosphoesterase family protein, which yields MRIAVLSDIHGNLPALQACLKKLETLPHDRVISLGDHVGYGPFPDEVITMLREREIPSVLGNHDAGAAERIPLDMFREPNRSLLTRTREILSPENRKYLDDAPLVLEGENWIAAHASPVRPDRWDYLNSAPACRNVLSQISQTFCLVGHTHVSGIVSEQIGVLRVKPGHRFVINPGSIGQPRDSTRDASFGILDTDAFTWEPVRVSWKMNETLAGYARIGIDEQTGRMLLGV from the coding sequence ATGCGCATCGCTGTTCTATCTGACATTCACGGAAATCTTCCTGCTCTTCAGGCTTGTCTGAAGAAACTGGAGACCTTGCCGCACGACCGGGTCATCAGCCTCGGGGATCATGTGGGCTACGGCCCCTTTCCGGATGAGGTGATCACGATGCTGCGGGAAAGGGAGATCCCTTCTGTGCTCGGAAACCATGACGCCGGAGCCGCAGAGCGCATCCCGCTGGATATGTTCCGCGAACCCAACCGGTCGCTGCTCACACGGACGCGCGAAATCCTTTCTCCGGAAAACCGCAAGTACCTGGACGATGCACCGCTTGTTCTGGAGGGTGAGAACTGGATAGCCGCCCACGCCTCGCCGGTCCGGCCCGACCGCTGGGACTATCTTAATTCCGCTCCGGCCTGCCGGAACGTGCTTTCGCAAATCAGCCAGACCTTCTGCCTGGTCGGACACACCCACGTGTCCGGCATCGTGTCCGAACAGATTGGCGTGCTGCGCGTCAAACCGGGCCACCGGTTTGTCATCAACCCCGGGAGTATCGGTCAGCCCCGCGACAGCACCCGCGATGCTTCCTTCGGCATCCTCGATACCGATGCGTTTACCTGGGAGCCGGTGCGTGTGTCATGGAAAATGAACGAGACCCTGGCGGGCTATGCACGGATCGGGATTGACGAGCAGACAGGCCGGATGCTGCTGGGGGTGTGA
- a CDS encoding DUF3368 domain-containing protein, whose amino-acid sequence MPKNIVSDASCLILLNKISRLDLLRQVFGKILITNIVAEEFGHPIPEWIEVRPTDSFLQKGLLNILDAGEASAITLATELHDALLIIDESKGRKVAKKMGLSVTGSLGVVIIAKNNGHISSVKAIIEKIEHTNFRISPSIIQSVLQKAGES is encoded by the coding sequence ATGCCGAAAAATATAGTCTCTGACGCAAGTTGCCTGATTTTACTCAACAAAATTAGCCGTCTCGATCTGTTACGCCAGGTTTTTGGTAAAATTCTTATTACCAATATCGTTGCCGAAGAATTTGGCCATCCCATTCCCGAATGGATAGAGGTTCGTCCAACAGATTCATTTCTTCAAAAAGGACTATTAAATATTCTGGACGCTGGTGAGGCTTCTGCCATAACACTGGCCACTGAACTCCACGATGCACTTTTAATTATCGACGAATCTAAAGGTAGAAAAGTCGCAAAGAAAATGGGTCTATCGGTCACCGGGAGTCTTGGAGTGGTTATTATTGCGAAAAATAATGGCCATATATCATCAGTAAAAGCAATTATCGAAAAAATCGAACATACTAACTTCAGAATTTCACCAAGTATCATTCAAAGTGTTTTACAAAAAGCAGGCGAATCATAA
- a CDS encoding UPF0175 family protein: MKTLSIDIPDTFDLDDKEVKMALASKLYERGKLSLGQAALLAGYSKETFMELLAEYGVAVINYSPEELDDDIKNAEKYSL; encoded by the coding sequence ATGAAAACGCTAAGCATCGACATACCGGATACATTTGACCTGGATGACAAAGAAGTCAAAATGGCGCTTGCTTCCAAACTCTATGAAAGAGGTAAACTATCTCTGGGACAAGCAGCCTTACTTGCCGGTTATTCCAAAGAAACATTCATGGAATTACTTGCTGAATATGGCGTTGCTGTGATCAACTATTCTCCTGAAGAGCTTGATGACGACATAAAAAATGCCGAAAAATATAGTCTCTGA
- a CDS encoding T9SS type A sorting domain-containing protein: protein MTTSYQFCTRVRAAGHSAAALPALLKTAFLIVAFFVLPPLVFPHGAIAAVTISETGTAGYEVGVPAMEADEPAPSSSLSYVCDGAFLLPGVVCELTLSVTDAANLQYAGLELDYDPERFDFEQILPGDLFGADAVVFARPLPDGSLGASVSSTSGEQSGSGSLLHLQFRIRDGADAGTAGFAVNDIEFTDRDAVPLEIAAPDPVDIDIPPYLADAGLTAPGPVTIARGSEQLFRFRLAASGITEEDISASDRLEAEFGIIASDASLPDAPAPEAWDAAEWLPLTLTEFSDGHFRFETLFPIDQPVGSWLVLGRFQLDDQPELYAAYGSDGGGIWDGDQFTAPEVTVTTPRVTIAEWTFDGEHWSADTGLYANLDPDSPAVAALHGARFSGWTGGNTGRAPNSNQWHVEQNNGSDNNGGTGDNGDNGGTEDNGGSDGGSDSDANGDSGDNGGGSDNGTVSGDHHHKYWSASLTTQGHDQLALRFYMSGSGTGPRDFRLYFQTDNSEGESGNGSGSGSPTEWTPVPGGDIQVGTSWSAFDIPLPADASDAGRLNLRWVRIDSTSINGDVIGTSGTNRIDDIRITGVPLEQEEMTVWPGNTRGEGTVSEADVINLALYWMATGPARVPQSIEWAPQPVTRWLPAPVGHADTNGDGRIDYRDLLAIGRNFGETAETGVQPKALTDAAEQQKTGDNTALAAFHLPGLSKNETVRLVLSAQDFSELLGLSARFSISGIDAADWELLDVRPGDWAESWSDASRLITFHHGRSPASLSANRHKLAHSPDADISAGTDLHSSQSGRVYLTDESQSSVSGIPAGWSSAWAHKGMGRPSSPSESGLAVIELRALSDWNQAPVLSLDRASFTTGSDGLQQPARGDWKFRKDGRGVFTDPDPGIQLPQETRLHANYPNPFNPVTAVPFDLHQPGHVAITVYDALGRRVDTLMDARMEPGRHEISWDAGRLASGVYLIRMETGTLQQVRTMMLVK from the coding sequence ATGACTACTTCTTACCAGTTTTGCACCCGTGTCCGCGCTGCCGGACACAGTGCCGCTGCCCTTCCGGCACTCCTGAAAACGGCATTTCTGATCGTTGCCTTCTTTGTCCTGCCACCGCTTGTATTTCCGCACGGTGCCATTGCCGCAGTTACGATTTCTGAAACCGGCACAGCGGGCTATGAGGTGGGCGTGCCGGCAATGGAAGCTGATGAACCGGCACCATCCTCCTCGCTTTCATACGTCTGCGACGGCGCCTTCCTGCTTCCCGGCGTTGTATGCGAGCTGACCCTTTCGGTCACCGATGCCGCCAATCTTCAGTATGCCGGCCTGGAACTGGACTATGATCCCGAACGGTTCGATTTTGAGCAGATTCTGCCCGGCGATTTGTTCGGTGCCGATGCTGTTGTCTTCGCCCGGCCTCTGCCGGACGGCTCGCTCGGCGCCTCGGTCAGCAGCACATCCGGCGAGCAGAGCGGCTCCGGAAGCCTGCTGCATCTGCAGTTCCGTATTCGCGACGGCGCAGATGCAGGAACGGCCGGTTTTGCTGTAAATGATATTGAATTTACTGACAGGGATGCCGTTCCGCTGGAGATTGCCGCTCCCGATCCAGTGGATATCGACATTCCGCCCTATCTGGCCGATGCCGGGCTGACAGCCCCCGGTCCGGTCACCATTGCACGCGGATCCGAACAGCTGTTCCGGTTCCGGCTTGCGGCATCCGGTATCACAGAAGAGGATATTTCTGCCAGCGACCGGCTGGAGGCGGAGTTTGGGATCATCGCCAGCGACGCCTCGCTTCCGGATGCACCTGCCCCGGAGGCATGGGATGCGGCCGAATGGCTGCCGCTCACCCTTACCGAATTTTCGGACGGACATTTCCGCTTTGAAACCCTCTTCCCGATCGATCAGCCTGTCGGAAGCTGGCTGGTACTGGGGCGTTTTCAGCTGGATGATCAGCCGGAGTTGTACGCCGCTTACGGCAGTGACGGCGGCGGCATCTGGGACGGAGATCAGTTTACGGCCCCGGAGGTCACGGTCACAACGCCCCGCGTCACCATTGCCGAATGGACCTTTGACGGCGAGCACTGGTCAGCTGACACCGGTCTCTATGCCAACCTGGATCCCGACTCGCCTGCAGTTGCAGCCCTGCACGGAGCACGATTTTCCGGCTGGACCGGCGGCAACACCGGCCGGGCTCCAAACTCCAACCAGTGGCATGTGGAGCAGAACAACGGCAGCGACAATAACGGGGGTACCGGTGACAACGGTGATAACGGCGGGACCGAAGACAACGGTGGCTCCGATGGCGGCAGCGATTCCGATGCCAACGGTGATTCCGGTGATAACGGTGGCGGATCCGACAACGGTACGGTATCCGGAGACCATCACCACAAATACTGGTCGGCCAGCCTCACCACGCAGGGACACGACCAGCTTGCCCTTCGGTTCTACATGAGCGGATCCGGTACAGGTCCGCGCGATTTCCGGCTTTATTTCCAGACGGATAACTCTGAAGGTGAATCCGGCAACGGCAGCGGGTCCGGCTCGCCCACCGAATGGACTCCTGTACCCGGCGGCGATATCCAGGTCGGCACTTCGTGGTCTGCATTTGACATTCCGCTTCCTGCAGACGCCTCTGATGCCGGCCGGCTTAACCTGCGCTGGGTGCGCATCGACAGCACATCCATCAACGGGGATGTCATAGGCACTTCCGGCACCAACCGGATCGATGATATCCGGATAACAGGCGTCCCCCTTGAGCAGGAAGAAATGACCGTCTGGCCGGGCAATACCCGTGGTGAAGGCACCGTCTCCGAAGCCGACGTAATTAACCTTGCTCTGTACTGGATGGCGACCGGTCCGGCCCGGGTTCCGCAAAGCATTGAATGGGCACCGCAGCCGGTGACCCGATGGCTGCCCGCCCCCGTGGGACATGCCGACACCAATGGCGACGGCCGTATCGATTACCGCGATCTTCTGGCCATCGGACGCAATTTCGGAGAAACAGCAGAAACGGGTGTCCAGCCAAAAGCCCTCACCGACGCGGCAGAACAGCAAAAAACCGGTGATAATACCGCGCTTGCCGCATTCCATCTTCCCGGACTTTCCAAAAATGAAACCGTGCGTCTGGTTCTTTCGGCGCAAGATTTCAGCGAGCTGCTCGGACTCAGTGCCCGGTTTTCCATATCCGGAATAGATGCCGCGGACTGGGAGCTGCTCGATGTCCGGCCGGGTGACTGGGCCGAAAGCTGGTCGGATGCCTCCCGCCTGATCACCTTTCACCATGGCCGCTCACCGGCATCATTGTCAGCCAACCGGCACAAGCTTGCTCACTCGCCTGATGCGGATATCTCTGCCGGAACAGATTTGCATTCGTCACAATCCGGACGGGTGTATCTGACTGATGAAAGCCAAAGCAGCGTATCAGGTATTCCGGCCGGCTGGTCTTCGGCCTGGGCGCACAAGGGAATGGGCCGTCCGTCGTCACCATCAGAATCCGGGCTTGCCGTAATTGAGTTGCGGGCATTGTCCGACTGGAATCAGGCACCGGTTCTTTCACTTGACCGCGCTTCCTTCACTACGGGTTCGGACGGCTTGCAGCAGCCCGCCCGCGGTGACTGGAAATTCCGGAAAGACGGCCGCGGGGTATTTACTGATCCGGATCCCGGAATACAGCTTCCGCAGGAAACCCGGCTGCATGCCAACTACCCGAATCCGTTCAATCCGGTCACTGCCGTTCCCTTTGACCTGCATCAGCCGGGACATGTGGCGATCACCGTTTATGACGCGCTCGGGCGCCGGGTGGATACCCTTATGGATGCCCGTATGGAGCCGGGTCGTCATGAAATTTCATGGGATGCCGGCAGGCTGGCCAGCGGCGTGTACCTGATCCGCATGGAGACCGGAACGTTGCAGCAAGTCCGGACCATGATGCTCGTTAAATAG
- a CDS encoding histidine kinase dimerization/phosphoacceptor domain -containing protein gives MQNFLALTDMIVPEIIYNLSLLGVLLLVSNLLNDRFDAASWKGRVAQGVLFGAIAVVGMSYPFTFVEGVIFDGRTIVVGIATIFFGPLTGAISVIMTILFRIWLGGDGVIMGMMTTLTAFVLGWVFHVVKQNNDNGQITLPQLFVYSMMVHLMMAFYVHALPENIADDVFQNVAISFVVIYPLITIIIGKVLNDHHRGKEYVGKLQQSEEKFRLLIESSDDVIFTMDTDLRHTGVYGTWMKRINMEPEDFIGKRAADIVGEKEGQWYETCYRKALSGEVVVYEWETPAPDGMVKYQSKVSPIRNREGEIIGIVGIGRNITELKETQKKLARSLREKDVLLSEIHHRVKNNMAIISSLLSLQSEYIANEEARSIFRDTENRIRSMALVHEIVYEQTDFVEINAAKLISRIVDLLSNSFGLESRGIRVETDLEEIILDFNHSVPCTLLINELITNAARHAFRNHGEGTIFVRLSRANGKNEIEISDDGVGVDNVDQLYNPVSFGTTIIHGLVQQLRGDISFESNGGGLTVNIRF, from the coding sequence TTGCAAAATTTTTTGGCATTGACGGATATGATTGTTCCGGAGATCATCTACAATCTTTCACTTCTTGGTGTCCTGCTGCTGGTCTCCAACCTGCTCAACGACCGGTTTGATGCTGCATCTTGGAAAGGGCGGGTGGCTCAGGGAGTGCTTTTCGGGGCCATTGCCGTAGTGGGCATGTCGTATCCCTTCACCTTCGTCGAGGGGGTGATATTTGACGGACGCACCATTGTGGTGGGAATTGCCACCATATTTTTTGGTCCACTGACCGGTGCCATCAGCGTAATCATGACGATCCTGTTCCGCATCTGGCTCGGGGGTGACGGCGTGATCATGGGTATGATGACAACACTGACCGCTTTTGTTCTGGGCTGGGTGTTCCATGTTGTGAAACAGAATAACGATAACGGTCAGATAACCCTGCCGCAACTGTTTGTATACAGCATGATGGTGCACCTTATGATGGCGTTCTATGTCCATGCTCTGCCAGAAAACATCGCTGACGATGTGTTTCAGAATGTGGCGATCAGTTTTGTGGTAATTTATCCGCTTATTACCATCATCATTGGTAAAGTCCTTAATGATCATCATCGCGGCAAGGAATACGTCGGCAAGCTGCAGCAGAGTGAAGAGAAATTCCGGCTGCTCATCGAATCTTCGGATGACGTAATCTTTACGATGGACACCGATTTGCGGCATACGGGTGTCTATGGCACCTGGATGAAACGGATAAACATGGAGCCGGAAGATTTTATTGGCAAAAGAGCCGCTGACATCGTTGGTGAAAAGGAGGGACAGTGGTACGAAACATGCTATCGCAAGGCGCTCTCCGGCGAGGTGGTGGTCTATGAATGGGAAACACCCGCCCCGGACGGCATGGTGAAATACCAGTCCAAAGTATCACCGATACGCAACCGGGAAGGAGAGATCATCGGAATTGTCGGAATCGGACGAAATATCACCGAACTGAAAGAAACCCAGAAAAAACTGGCGCGGTCGCTCAGAGAAAAGGATGTGCTCCTCAGTGAAATCCATCACCGGGTAAAGAACAATATGGCTATCATCTCGAGCCTGCTTTCGCTTCAGTCTGAATATATTGCAAATGAAGAGGCCCGTTCGATCTTTCGCGACACGGAAAACCGCATCCGGTCCATGGCGCTGGTTCATGAAATCGTCTATGAGCAGACGGATTTTGTGGAAATCAATGCCGCCAAGCTGATCAGCAGAATAGTTGACTTGCTTTCCAATTCGTTCGGACTGGAATCCAGGGGGATCAGGGTCGAAACGGATCTGGAGGAAATCATTCTGGATTTCAATCACTCGGTGCCCTGCACTCTGCTGATTAATGAGCTGATCACAAACGCTGCCAGGCACGCTTTCAGGAACCACGGGGAAGGAACCATATTTGTCCGGCTTTCGCGGGCTAACGGTAAAAACGAGATCGAGATCAGTGATGATGGTGTTGGAGTTGATAATGTGGATCAACTTTATAATCCGGTTTCTTTCGGCACTACGATCATTCACGGACTGGTTCAGCAATTGCGGGGAGATATCAGTTTTGAAAGCAATGGCGGTGGCCTGACAGTGAATATCCGGTTTTAA
- a CDS encoding 1-acyl-sn-glycerol-3-phosphate acyltransferase codes for MKKERPAFIKDKVSPVFYRMFYWYSLTLFRRRFRRVWIDDSVHPPGGTSVLFVGTHNSWWDGMIPLLMNEASFGLDARAIMDEQQLRRYPFFRYLGVYSINRDYPLRAMKSLEYTVRLLNNSTEEHPVGIWAYPEGKLVNPHKAVTLESGLAWLSRHIDPEKCEIIPFTSHMHTMRGDKPELFIKLGNPIGPKIYRSGHVLAHVTYTLEELRKSCRETSGNFDEDGYPQGGFRLLLGREPKAPEAPLPDPDEMTGDGQDAIKSDESDSSGQKETTTGSESDAATGESGDKRPEPKGMDDPSPAGSAADKAEPSGLDDSTKGNQGSR; via the coding sequence GTGAAAAAAGAACGCCCCGCATTCATCAAGGACAAGGTATCTCCCGTTTTTTACCGGATGTTCTACTGGTATTCACTTACCCTCTTCCGGCGCCGTTTCCGCAGGGTCTGGATTGACGATTCTGTGCATCCGCCGGGTGGTACATCCGTGCTGTTTGTGGGCACGCACAACTCCTGGTGGGACGGGATGATTCCGCTGCTCATGAACGAGGCCTCTTTCGGACTGGATGCGCGTGCCATCATGGATGAGCAGCAGCTGCGCCGGTATCCGTTCTTTCGTTATCTCGGTGTCTACTCCATCAACCGTGACTATCCGCTCAGAGCCATGAAAAGCCTTGAATATACCGTACGGCTGCTCAACAACAGCACAGAAGAGCATCCTGTCGGTATCTGGGCCTATCCGGAAGGAAAACTGGTCAACCCGCACAAGGCCGTCACCCTGGAAAGCGGCCTGGCTTGGCTGTCACGTCATATTGACCCGGAAAAATGCGAAATCATACCGTTCACCTCGCATATGCATACGATGAGAGGTGACAAGCCTGAACTTTTTATCAAGCTCGGCAACCCCATTGGTCCCAAAATTTACCGCTCGGGTCATGTACTTGCGCATGTCACCTATACTCTGGAGGAGCTGCGCAAATCATGCCGTGAAACAAGCGGAAACTTCGACGAGGACGGGTATCCGCAGGGCGGGTTCCGTCTGCTGCTCGGACGTGAGCCGAAAGCGCCCGAAGCACCGCTGCCGGATCCGGATGAGATGACCGGAGACGGGCAGGATGCCATAAAATCGGATGAAAGCGACAGTTCCGGGCAAAAAGAGACCACAACCGGCAGTGAAAGTGATGCCGCTACCGGCGAGAGCGGAGATAAGCGGCCGGAGCCGAAAGGAATGGACGATCCGTCACCAGCCGGCAGCGCTGCTGACAAGGCCGAGCCTTCCGGACTTGATGACAGCACCAAAGGTAATCAGGGTTCGCGGTAA
- a CDS encoding SGNH/GDSL hydrolase family protein encodes MKRLTHLFSFLMAMLVLSQCDPSISERTADSGQADFSSYVAVGNSLTAGYSDNALHREGQINSFPNILAGQMQQAGGGEFLQPLVNPGVGSNAEGEARLVLQVTTGPDGSPTLSPAPAAESGQDIFSRQQTGPFHNVGVPGARSFHLVAEGYGNTEAGEGNYNPFFARFKSDPMATVLGDALMAEPTFFTLWAGNNDVLGYATAGGTGQGLEEMGDPAQVSDNDITPVNVFEGSIEALAGTLAGEGALGAVLSIPDVTTIPFFNTVPWDGLALTAEQAQMLRAGYEAEGVPEQLIPDFQEGANGFVIEDGDAPAGFRMAEQGEHILLSVPQDSLQPLPEGAGWGSSTPIPDQYTLTAEQAGNVRLATDTFNDILEGAASQLGLVFVDVNPELEAAAQEGVVYDAILLTTEFVEGGVFSLDGIHLTPRGAAMVTNMVIEEINETYGATVSPVNVSAYEGVRFP; translated from the coding sequence ATGAAGCGGTTAACACATCTTTTCTCTTTTCTGATGGCGATGCTGGTGCTCAGCCAGTGCGACCCGAGCATCAGTGAACGTACGGCAGACTCGGGTCAGGCCGATTTTTCCAGCTATGTGGCCGTGGGCAACTCGCTGACGGCCGGTTATTCCGATAATGCGCTGCACCGGGAAGGGCAGATCAACTCCTTTCCCAACATTCTGGCCGGACAGATGCAGCAGGCGGGCGGAGGGGAGTTCCTCCAGCCGCTGGTCAATCCCGGTGTCGGATCCAATGCCGAAGGTGAAGCACGGCTCGTGTTGCAGGTTACGACCGGCCCGGACGGCTCTCCGACGCTGTCTCCGGCTCCGGCCGCAGAAAGCGGACAGGATATTTTCAGCCGGCAGCAGACCGGACCGTTTCACAACGTCGGTGTCCCCGGGGCGCGCAGTTTCCATCTGGTTGCGGAGGGATACGGCAACACGGAAGCCGGTGAAGGCAATTACAACCCATTTTTTGCCCGCTTTAAAAGTGATCCCATGGCGACGGTTCTCGGCGATGCACTGATGGCTGAGCCGACGTTCTTCACACTCTGGGCCGGCAACAACGATGTGCTGGGCTATGCCACGGCAGGCGGTACCGGTCAGGGCCTTGAGGAGATGGGCGATCCTGCGCAGGTGAGCGACAACGACATTACCCCGGTGAATGTGTTTGAGGGCAGCATCGAAGCGCTGGCCGGCACACTGGCCGGTGAAGGGGCGCTGGGTGCGGTGCTGAGCATCCCGGATGTGACCACCATTCCGTTTTTCAATACGGTTCCCTGGGACGGACTGGCGCTGACCGCCGAGCAGGCGCAGATGCTCCGGGCCGGATATGAGGCCGAGGGTGTTCCCGAGCAGCTTATCCCTGATTTCCAGGAAGGAGCCAACGGATTTGTGATTGAGGACGGCGACGCTCCGGCCGGTTTCCGGATGGCCGAGCAGGGTGAGCATATTTTGCTTTCGGTTCCTCAGGATTCCCTTCAGCCGCTGCCGGAAGGCGCCGGTTGGGGCAGCAGCACGCCCATTCCCGATCAGTATACACTGACCGCGGAGCAGGCCGGCAATGTCCGGCTGGCGACCGACACCTTCAATGACATTCTTGAAGGCGCGGCATCGCAGCTCGGTCTCGTTTTTGTGGATGTCAATCCGGAACTGGAAGCCGCGGCGCAGGAAGGGGTTGTGTACGATGCCATCCTGCTGACCACCGAATTTGTCGAGGGCGGCGTGTTTTCACTCGACGGCATACATCTGACTCCGCGCGGTGCCGCGATGGTGACCAACATGGTGATCGAAGAGATCAATGAAACCTATGGCGCTACCGTCTCGCCCGTTAACGTGAGTGCCTACGAAGGTGTGCGATTCCCGTAG